The window CTTTTTGCAACTTCAAGTTCTTTTTCAACTTCTGAACCACTATACACTCTTACCTTCATTTTAGAAAATCACGAAGAGTATATTAAATAATGAACCTTACCCACTATTAGGTTTTTCCATCGTTAATAATAGTACATTTAACTATTAAAGTGTTTTGGAATATTGGAAATTAAAGACACTGctttttgtcatttttattaacCACTTATACATTGTttaggttatttatttatttatttatttatttatttatttatttttggtatgATTAACCACCTTCATTCGATATTTTACTATCCTCTTTATTTTTAAACATGGAATGTTTATTATTTTTGATTAATTGCTTTATTTTATTAGATATCTTACTATATTTTATTTAATCTCCAAATCAAATTTTGAATTCACAATAGTTCCATAATATTACATATCATCGCAAGTTGTGCGACGAGATAAAGTGAAAAACTTGAAATCTGGATTTAGTATTACCTTTTTTTAGCTTTCcaatatttaatatatttaattatttaaatgtgGTTGTCAAGtaatatctttttttttaaatatatgactGACATGTACTTAAAAGATGACTATTTAACTAATATAAGGAcactttataaaacattttatatagcaaaaaaaaattagttaactTTGAAACAAAAGCTATTGAAAAAGGTCAAGATTTATGATAATAGGTTTTGTTAAATAAAGTGAATACTGATGAAGCATTGATAACTTACAGCAGGTGACGACCAACTACCACAAGACAATGCAAATGTCACTAGTGGTTCAGACAACTCCAAACCAAATATGCTTCTTGCAGTTTCTTCATTGATCTTGAAACCTTTTTTAAAACTCTGAACAAATTAAACATGTGATTAATCTCAAATACAATAGCTTTTTTCATGCCATGAACATGAAAACATGAAAGATGCAACAGTTGACTTACATGATTTGCATGATATGGTAATCGCAGTATGAAATGCTCGATGCTAAATGCATTTAAAAGATGGCCTCCAACATTTATTGTTGCCTGATCATGAGAATAAAACTCTCATTCATTATGGGGAAAAACGAaagatatagcaacatacttccgTTATAAAATTGTATCTTTTGTGTTATCCTTATTAATGAATTGCAGTGTGAAAATTATTAATGCAATAGAAACATATTTTCATGCATTTGTATATTATAGCGTCCATTTTTCTTTCTTTCGAGTTACAACATTGAACTTTCATTTTTTTATAGaagcattttttttttattatattcaattttcTTCTATCAAGAAATATTTTAGTGTGAAAAATCTACAAATTAAGTTATAATGTTGTATTTTAGATTTGTTATTACCTTCTGCATTAATTCAACAATCCTCTCGGGTGTCTCTGGTATTCCATGGTCAAGAAACGCCTGATAGTTTAATGCAACAAAGATAATGAGATTGATTTAATTAACTTATAGATTACAAATGAATGAAATAAAGAAAATTTCAATACATTCATCATGCACGAATTATATGTATTGATCCAGAAAGCAAGCTTCTCTTGATGTGTAAGGCTTGTTAAGTTAACGAACTCAAGTTTCTCTTGCAGGACCctaaaaaatcaataaataacatcaaatattgatttatattttatactatgaaaataaaaaagaataacTATCAAATATTTACTTTAGTCTTTGAGCTAGGAACGTAGAGATTGTAGTATGGTTTTTGTTAATAGTAGTTGCTTCAACTTCGTATAAATACTTATATGGACCTATATCTGTGTTCTCAAATTCATAAAAGATACAATACGGATCTTTAAAATCCATTGCCCATGGATTCTCACATGGTTCTAATGAAGGTAGCATTTCTGCCATTCTCAAGGGCGAAGTTGAGCCCATTCGTGCAAAAACAAACATTAAACATTTCAGGAAACTTTCTGAAATCTTATTTGGACTATCATCTCCCAATATtcccttttcttgaatatgaaaacTACTTTTTCCCACATCTCCACCCTCTATCCCTTTACCTTCaaactgcaaaaaaaaaaaaaaaaaaaaaaaaaaaaaaaaaaaaaaaaaaaaaaatccatataAAAAGCTTAAATTGAAACCAAATTCACTATCAATACGATAAATTAACACTTACACGTTGTTTTTGTGGACTTGGACATTTTTCTGCTGAAATATGTTTGTGTAGAGATCGTTTTAATAAGGCTTTGACCCTTTTGGTTTTTGGATTTGGGGATTTCTGAGTAATGGGTGTTGATACATTGGTTTCAATTTTACGATCTCTTGCATGGCAATTTTCTTGAAAATCAGCTAAGTTTTCAAGATTCCTTTTAAAGAAAGAAACGTAGATAGCTTCTTCATATAGATCTTGTCTAAATTGAACCATCTGGTTTTCTAGCCTAAcaacttcttcttccaaaacAGCCACTTCAGCTAGGAGCTCCGATGTCTGCAAAAATCCATGCATTGTTAGAAGCATTAAATAATAGTGCAATCAGATTTCCATGAGTCCTAAATAATTTGTGAATGTTAGAATTCTAAATGTAATATGGAATTGATGTTCGTGTACATGTTAGgggttgtttctttttatttGATTGGCTTAATGGGCTAAGCACTTAATCAAGACAACTATGCACGGTCGTTTTTTTACTTAATCTGGATAGAATGACTAAGTAGGTTAAGCCAAAAATTTTGGCTTAATGTGTTAACACACTAACCTTTTATCTATGTGTCTTTCTTCTCTTTTCATCAACACTCTTACCAAAttaaaattgatgaatattgtgAATTTGTTATTTAGAATGTAAGGACAGAATAGTCGTTTGGTCTCATTTAGATTGTTCAATTATTTATTCTAGAAAAGAAATAGATATTATGAATACAACACCTAATCCAAGGTCATTACACATTATCTAGCTATGGACGAAAAGAAATAGTCTCTTACTCTAATTGTGTGTAGGTAATATTACGGTTATAGCCATTGGTGAGGCTATATACATCAAAGGTGCATGGGTCATTTGAcccacttatttatttatttatttaaaatattatatagacaccttaaatatttttaaatgcaCCACCTctgacaaataaataaataaataaatatatatatatatatatatatatatatatatatatatatatatatatatatatatatatatatatatatatatatatatcaagattTTGAAAGTCtatctttaatttcttttttattggTTTCATTTAAATAGTGACTCAGTTTTACGTTCTAAACTCGCCGCTAAATTTATAAAAGATTACTTATGCTTAATTACCAATTGGTCCTTACACAATCTTGATGGACATTTATTGCATGGGATCTCAACCTCTGGTAGAAGGTAGTGTAGATTAGAGTAATCaatatcagaatcggtcctgagGATTCAAATGCTCAGGACGAACCGGAAAAAAAGGCTCTTATGCCCTAACTTGTAATGAGTTAATTATATAAActacagttttttttttatttttattttttaaaaaacgaTGATAAACTTTATAGCAATATATAAACACAAAAAAACCATAGTATTTTAACGAGTAATAATATATTGTAATATCTAACCGACAACCCGTGTACGAAAAATACAAatggaccatatatatatatatatatatatatatatatatatatatatatatatatatatatatatataagaaatttaAATTAAATGCTGAATTCTCACgataaaaactataaaaattaaattaattaataaacaaaatgacaattataaatttataaaagtTGAGGGGCGAAATATAGAATTTTtggaaattaatttattaaaaatagttgaTATGTAGGATAAATAGTCGAGTATGGATGATAAATTAACGATAGAAATTGTAATATGAAATATTTAACATATAAACATCCTTATATAGAgcctattattatataagc of the Lactuca sativa cultivar Salinas chromosome 6, Lsat_Salinas_v11, whole genome shotgun sequence genome contains:
- the LOC111901490 gene encoding uncharacterized protein LOC111901490; protein product: MNISLKANPQSKTTSLKDSKVDMQIETQKSRKSGEGSGKATKMALQQEVEKLKKRLKHEQNVHSALERALTRPLGALPRLPPYLPPLTSELLAEVAVLEEEVVRLENQMVQFRQDLYEEAIYVSFFKRNLENLADFQENCHARDRKIETNVSTPITQKSPNPKTKRVKALLKRSLHKHISAEKCPSPQKQRFEGKGIEGGDVGKSSFHIQEKGILGDDSPNKISESFLKCLMFVFARMGSTSPLRMAEMLPSLEPCENPWAMDFKDPYCIFYEFENTDIGPYKYLYEVEATTINKNHTTISTFLAQRLKVLQEKLEFVNLTSLTHQEKLAFWINTYNSCMMNAFLDHGIPETPERIVELMQKATINVGGHLLNAFSIEHFILRLPYHANHSFKKGFKINEETARSIFGLELSEPLVTFALSCGSWSSPAVRVYSGSEVEKELEVAKRDYLQAAVGISTSKKLLSIPKLLDWYMLDFAKDMESFLDWVCLQLPSDISQVAIKCVEKTFSEPISNYVKVSAYEFRFRYLLYK